The window GGAGGAAGCGTGTAAGAAACGGCGCTTTAGTTCGCAGAGACATGTCACTTGGCGTCTGGCTGAAAAGCATCGGCTGGGTGCTGCTGCTAATTGGGATATTGCTCCTGCCAATGATTCTTTCGCAGCTAGCCTTTAATGGGCTGCCTTGGAAAATGACTTTTATATGGGGACCTTCCTCTCTCATTGAATTAGCGATTTCTTATTATTTGTTTTTCATTTGGTTTTGTACGATTGGTTTCATCAAAGGATTTATGGTGACATCTACTGCTGGAAAGAGAGGAAAAAAAGATGACCGTCAAACAGATTTCGGGCATTCATCCTTATAATGATTTGTTTTATCGAAGCTGTTTCTTCAATTGCTTTTTTCCAATTGTGAAGCTGCATGATCAAGAAGTCGCTCCATACTTATTAAATGATCAATTTGCCTATGGGCTTACAGATGACGGCTTGCTGCAGATTGACTGGATGTCGGCACACGATCCAGAAAAGATTATGAATTTACAAGGCATTCAAGTTGAAAAAATGACGTATTGTGTCAATCTCATTGAAAAGGTCAAACAAGATGTGACGTGTGACCGCCCTGTGATTGTTTGGGTAGACCCTTACGTTCAGAGAGGCAGAAAAGAGTATTTGACAACCCATAGCCGTCATTCAATTTTAATTACGGGTTTCGATGAAAATCAGCAAACATTTCAAGTATTAGAGAATCGGCATTTAGATAATTTGTCTTATGAGCATCAAGTGCTGTCATTTAAAGATGTACAGAAAGGGTATGACACCTTTCATGATCATTTTCAGCCGAATGATCAATTTCATTCTTATGCGTCCTTCTACTTTGAACCGGACAAGCTCTCGACTGAATTATTTGATCAAAAAACGACTTATTTCCTGAGAAATATGCATGGTCAGATAGACGTAATCGAAAAAGGAATTACAGCTCTTGAAACATTTTATGAGCAATTTCCGCAATGGGATGATATCGAGAAGCTCGTGGCGTCTTTCAATCAGATCATCAATACGAAGAAAGTGGAGCTGTATCGGCTGAATCTCATCAAAGGCGATCTACCTGAGCTGGTGGGATGGATGGAACGTATTGTATCAGAATGGGAGAAAGCGAGGCATCAGGCAGCAAAACTCCTTTTCTCAGGTGAGATGTCTAGTAGGTACCAAGCCAATATCAAAGCTTCTTTAGAACAAATCATTCATGATGAAAAACACTGGCTGGAAGCGTTGGCAATCAAATGCAAAAGGAAGTGTGGCGTGTCGTGAAGTTATTTTGCTTACCGTACGCAGGTGGGGCAAGTACCGTATTCAGTACGTGGAAATCTTATATAGACCAGTCGATAGAAATTCATGCCCTTGAACTCCCTGGGCACGGGACAAGAATGACAGAGCCTGTTCTAACCGATTTACAGCAGGTCGCAGATGATCTTTATGTACAGGCGTCCTCCTCTTTAAAAGAAGGAGAGCCCTATGCCATTTTCGGTCATAGCATGGGAGCCGTCCTTGCGTATGAATTACAAAAAAGAATGAAAACAAGGTTAAACAAAGAGCCTGTCCATGTCTTTTATTCTGGGCGCTTTCCACCACATATTCCAGAAAAGAAAGTCTATCATCAACTGTCAGATTCCAAACTAAAAGAGGCGATCATTGCGATGGGAGGCGTTCCTGAGGAACTTGCCGATAACCATGCAGTGCTTGATTTCTTTCTGCCGATTTTAAGAGCAGACTTTCAGCTTTTGGAGACCTATCTGTGTGATGAAGTCGTTCCAGCTGCTTGTCCAATTTCTATTTTTTATGGTACACGTGATTTGCCTTCTGTGCTGTTCGATTTAGACGATTGGGATCAATATACAAGCGAAGATTGTGCGTTTTTTGAATTCGATGGAGATCACTTTTTTATTCATTCATTAACAAATGAAGTCGTAGAAAAAATCAATGTCATTTTAAAGCGAATTGGAGTGTTGGAGAAATGAACACGAAGCACGTAGGTGTGATTGGAGCAGGTGTGATGGGGGCTGATATGGCATTAGACCTTTCAGCAAATGGCTATCAAGTCACATTAGTTGATGTCACAGAAGAAAAACTAAATGAAGCGCTGGAAAAAATCAAGAAGACCTATCAACTGGTTCAATTTGTGAGAAAGAAGAAAATCTCATTGTCTTTAGAAGATGTATTGTCTCAAATCCAGCTGTCAACTTCACTTGAAGGCTTACATGACGCGCATATCGTCATTGAAAATGTGACGGAAGATTGGGAGATTAAAAGACCCATTTATGAAGAGCTGCGAGATATTTGTGCGAAAGAAACCATCTATTTTGTAAACACGAGCTGTATTTCGATTACAAAGGTAGGGTCCCTTATGCATCACCCTGAGAAGGTCATTGGGGCGCACTTTATGAACCCTGTTCCTCTTAAAGCGTTGGTTGAAGTGATTAGAGGAAAAGCAACTTCTGATGACACAGTTGAAACCGCAAAAGGTTTCTTGAAATCGTTTGATAAAACACCTGTTGTGGTGCATGATTTTCCGGGATTTGTTTCCAACCGTGTGCTTATGCTGACAATCAACGAAGCGATTTGGGCGGTGCAAGATCAAGTCGCCACACCAGCAGATGTCGATAAAATTTTCCGTGGGGGTTTCGGCCATAAAATGGGACCACTTGCGACAGGGGACTTAATTGGACTTGATACGATTTTGAATTCATTGCTTGTTTTATACGAGAGCTACAAAGATCCGAAGTTCCGTCCATGTCCTCTACTTGTCAAAATGGTCGACGCAGGCGAGTACGGCAAAAAATCAGGTAAAGGCTTTTTCCAATATGACATGTGAGAGGAGAAAAACAAATGGCTAAGCAAATCAAGTGTGTTGTCTGGGATTTAGATCATACATTATGGGATGGAATTTTACTTGAATCAGATGAAGTGATGTTAAAGCCTTCGATGAAGGAAGTGCTAACAGAATTAGATGAGCGCGGTATCCTTCTTTCTATTGCAAGCCGGAATGATGAAGCAGCCGTGAGGGAAAAGCTCTCCGCCTTTGGGATCGAGCATTTCTTTCTCTATCCAGAGATTCATTGGAATGCCAAATCTAGTTCTTTAGAGAGAATCAGCGAGCGCCTAAATATTCATAAAGATACCATTCTCTTTATTGATGATCAGCCATTTGAACGAGAGGAAGTGAAGGCTGTTCATCCAGAGATTACGTGCTGGGATGCAGTGGATTATATGTCATTACTCACTGATGATCGGCTGCGTCCAGTCTTTATCACAGAAGATGCCAGACGACGCAGAAGAATGTATTTAGAAGCGGACCAAAGGCAGCAGGAAGAAGAGAAATATGAAGGGCCGCCTGAGAAATTCTTGGCGTCTTTACATATGAAATTCGTGATTTCAGAAGCAGGAGAACAAGACCTCCAGCGAGCTGAAGAACTGACCGTCCGTACCAATCAATTAAATGCGAGCGGGAAAACCTATGATTATGAAGAACTTGATTTCTTCCGTCAATCAGATTCTCACTTGCTGCTTGTCTGTGAACTTGAAGATAAATTCGGTTCCTATGGAAAAATTGGACTCTCATTAATAGAAGAAACAGGCGACACCTGGCATGTCAAACTGCTGCTTATGTCTTGCCGCGTCATGTCTCGTGGTGTCGGGACCATTTTACTCACAACGATTTTGCAAGAAGCGAAAAAGCGAGGAAAGCGCCTTGTGGCTGACTTTAAACAAACCGACCGAAACCGCATGATGTATATCACATACAAGTTTGCGAATTTCAAAGAAATCGAGAAGGGGGAGGATGGCTATATCTTGTTTGAAAATGATTTAAGCATGATTCAGCCTTTCCCAGAATACGTAGATGTCAATATTGAATTAAATCAGAAAGATCCAGCCAAACAATAAAAAAGCGAAAAGCGAGGAGATTAAATCATGAACCTACACGAACAAGTAAGAGCCTATATCGAGCAAAACCTAGTGGTATTTGATGAGGAAATTGAGCTTGGAAATGATGATCATATTTTTGAACAAGGCTTTGTCAATTCTCTATTTGCGATGAAACTAGTGAACTATATCGAACATGATTTTCACTTCCAATTAGATAACGAAGACCTCGACATTGCTCATTTTAGTACGGTCAATCGCATTGTCGCCTTAATTGAGAGAAAACAACAGGGGGCCGCTCTTCATGAAAACAGCTGAACAAACGATCGATGCCATTGAAGAAATACGACAGTATTGCGATGAACATATCCGTCCTTTTGCCAATGAATTCGATGAGACGGAACATTTACCAGAGTCGCTCATTCGAGATATGGCGAAAAGAGGCTACTTGGCAGCAGGTATACCGTCTTCCTATCAAGGGCTGGGGCTTGATCCAATAGCATATGGACAGTTCACGGAACAAGTGGGAAAAGCTTGCTGTAATGTACGGACATTATTGACAGTGAATTCACTCGTAGGAGAAGCCATTCTTCGTTATGGAACAGAAGACCAAAAACAAGGCTGGCTTGTTGAATTAGCTAAAGGAGAAAAAATCGGTGCCTTTGCTTTGTCAGAGCCGAATATTGGTTCAGATGCCAATCATGTTGAAACAAGCTATCAAAAAGAAGGACAATCCTATGTATTAAATGGGAAGAAAAAGTGGATTTCCTTTGGTGCGATTGCAGATTTCTTTATTGTGATTGCAAGAGACGGTGAACAAGTCACGGCATTCCTTGTCGATCGAGATCAGCCGGGTGTAGAGATTGAGAGAATTACAGGAATGATGGCCAATCGAGCATCATATCTAGCGGAAATCACTCTAGATCATGTCCAGGTGCATGAAGACTGTGTCTTAGGACCAGTTGGGGGCGGATTTAACCACGTGGTGTCACTCGCATTAGACCATGGAAGATACAGTGTCGCTTGGGCAGGACTTGCCATCGCACAAGAAGCCGTTGATTCTCTTGTCACGTATTCACGTAAAAGAACACAGTTTAATGAAAAATTGTACAAGCATCAAATGATCAAAGGCATGATCGGAGATGCGGTTACCCAGCTCCATGCAGCGAGAGCCTTATGCCTAAAGGCTGGAGAAATGAGAGAAGCGAATCATCCTGATGCGATCACAGAAACATCCATTGCAAAATATTTCACCTCTAAAATCGCCGTTGACATTACAAATACAAATGTCCAAATCCATGGCGGAAGTGGATTTAGCCGGGAAAACTCAGCTTCAAGACTATATCGTGAAGCGAAGGTGCTTGAAATTATTGAAGGAACTTCGCAAATTCAGCAGCAGGTTATTGCTAACTATGGTTTACGCCATTATTTCGTGAAACATTCTTAGAGAGAAAGGAGATGATCCCATGGCTTTACAGCCGCAGAAGCTGGATAAACAGAACATTGAAAATATGTTAGGTATCACTACGATCCAAGAGGGACTGCTGTTTCATCATTTAATGGAACCGAACGGAACAGCTTATTTTGAACAACTGCTGATCGAAATAGACGGACCGATAGATCGAGACATTTTTGAACAATCATGGACGAATGTCACCAAACAGCATGAAATGCTTAGAACATTGTTCAGATGGCAGGAACTCGCAAGACCAGTACAAATTGTGCTGAAGCAGCACCAGCCAGACATTCGATATCGTGATTTGACACAAGCTAAGGAGCCTCTTCATGTGCTGAAAGAGGAGGTGACGGCACAGAACCGAGAAGAACGCTTTGATCTGCAGGAAGTCCCATTTCGCCTGACGTTATGTGAAGTGAATGATGAAGTCAGCTGGGTTCTCATTAGCTTCCATCACATTTTATTGGACGGATGGAGCCTTGGGATTGTATTAAGCGATTGGATGAGTGCATATGAGCGCTTATCGAATGGGGACAAACCTCTTCTTGAACAAAGACCGTCCTACCAATCATTTGTCAAATGGCAGCAGAAAAACCTTCAACAGACAGAAGCACAAGCCGCCTATTGGAAAAATGTTTTCAATGGCTGGAGTTATGCAGAACTGCTTCAGAAGTCAAGCGGCGCATATGAAAATTCAGAAGTTTTTCATCAATATGAACATCAAGTGGATACTTCCATTGCGGAGAGCCTGAGCAAATTCACGAATCAAT is drawn from Bacillus pumilus and contains these coding sequences:
- a CDS encoding C39 family peptidase produces the protein MTVKQISGIHPYNDLFYRSCFFNCFFPIVKLHDQEVAPYLLNDQFAYGLTDDGLLQIDWMSAHDPEKIMNLQGIQVEKMTYCVNLIEKVKQDVTCDRPVIVWVDPYVQRGRKEYLTTHSRHSILITGFDENQQTFQVLENRHLDNLSYEHQVLSFKDVQKGYDTFHDHFQPNDQFHSYASFYFEPDKLSTELFDQKTTYFLRNMHGQIDVIEKGITALETFYEQFPQWDDIEKLVASFNQIINTKKVELYRLNLIKGDLPELVGWMERIVSEWEKARHQAAKLLFSGEMSSRYQANIKASLEQIIHDEKHWLEALAIKCKRKCGVS
- a CDS encoding thioesterase II family protein; protein product: MKLFCLPYAGGASTVFSTWKSYIDQSIEIHALELPGHGTRMTEPVLTDLQQVADDLYVQASSSLKEGEPYAIFGHSMGAVLAYELQKRMKTRLNKEPVHVFYSGRFPPHIPEKKVYHQLSDSKLKEAIIAMGGVPEELADNHAVLDFFLPILRADFQLLETYLCDEVVPAACPISIFYGTRDLPSVLFDLDDWDQYTSEDCAFFEFDGDHFFIHSLTNEVVEKINVILKRIGVLEK
- a CDS encoding 3-hydroxyacyl-CoA dehydrogenase family protein, which translates into the protein MNTKHVGVIGAGVMGADMALDLSANGYQVTLVDVTEEKLNEALEKIKKTYQLVQFVRKKKISLSLEDVLSQIQLSTSLEGLHDAHIVIENVTEDWEIKRPIYEELRDICAKETIYFVNTSCISITKVGSLMHHPEKVIGAHFMNPVPLKALVEVIRGKATSDDTVETAKGFLKSFDKTPVVVHDFPGFVSNRVLMLTINEAIWAVQDQVATPADVDKIFRGGFGHKMGPLATGDLIGLDTILNSLLVLYESYKDPKFRPCPLLVKMVDAGEYGKKSGKGFFQYDM
- a CDS encoding HAD-IIIC family phosphatase, producing MAKQIKCVVWDLDHTLWDGILLESDEVMLKPSMKEVLTELDERGILLSIASRNDEAAVREKLSAFGIEHFFLYPEIHWNAKSSSLERISERLNIHKDTILFIDDQPFEREEVKAVHPEITCWDAVDYMSLLTDDRLRPVFITEDARRRRRMYLEADQRQQEEEKYEGPPEKFLASLHMKFVISEAGEQDLQRAEELTVRTNQLNASGKTYDYEELDFFRQSDSHLLLVCELEDKFGSYGKIGLSLIEETGDTWHVKLLLMSCRVMSRGVGTILLTTILQEAKKRGKRLVADFKQTDRNRMMYITYKFANFKEIEKGEDGYILFENDLSMIQPFPEYVDVNIELNQKDPAKQ
- a CDS encoding acyl carrier protein, with the protein product MNLHEQVRAYIEQNLVVFDEEIELGNDDHIFEQGFVNSLFAMKLVNYIEHDFHFQLDNEDLDIAHFSTVNRIVALIERKQQGAALHENS
- a CDS encoding acyl-CoA dehydrogenase family protein, yielding MKTAEQTIDAIEEIRQYCDEHIRPFANEFDETEHLPESLIRDMAKRGYLAAGIPSSYQGLGLDPIAYGQFTEQVGKACCNVRTLLTVNSLVGEAILRYGTEDQKQGWLVELAKGEKIGAFALSEPNIGSDANHVETSYQKEGQSYVLNGKKKWISFGAIADFFIVIARDGEQVTAFLVDRDQPGVEIERITGMMANRASYLAEITLDHVQVHEDCVLGPVGGGFNHVVSLALDHGRYSVAWAGLAIAQEAVDSLVTYSRKRTQFNEKLYKHQMIKGMIGDAVTQLHAARALCLKAGEMREANHPDAITETSIAKYFTSKIAVDITNTNVQIHGGSGFSRENSASRLYREAKVLEIIEGTSQIQQQVIANYGLRHYFVKHS